Below is a genomic region from Candidatus Marsarchaeota archaeon.
CGCCTCACGCCCCGAGCATTTCAGCCCAGAAAATAGACCAGGGCCAGACAGAAACAGTTACTGATACTATTCCAAGCACAGGCACAAAGCAATACACCTATGAATGGCTAGTAAGCCATAATGGCGGCAGCTATAGCGAGGCTTTAAGCAGCGAGTGCGCAGTGCCAAGCGGCACTGCCTCTGCAGGACAGCTTGTAACATGCAGCTTCGATACAAATCAAACAACTCTTACCGGAAACTATATATACAAATTGCAGGTGACAGATTCTGCAGAGCAGCCAAGCACCGTAACATCAGCACCATCAAATGCAGTAACACTTGCTGCTATACTTATTTCCACCATAAGCTCAGCTCCATCTACGATAGACGCCGGCCAGTCAATCTTAATGTCAGGCAGTGCATCCGGAGGGTTTACGCCTTATTCGTACCAGTGGCTTGCAAAAGCTCCAGGCCAGAGCGCGTACACGGCAAGTGAAGCCAATACTCTCTGCGGAAGCTCTGCACAGTCAAGCTCTTGCGACTTTACAACTGCATCAACAGCCAATCCTGGATTATATGGACTGGAGCTCGTAGCCACAGACAGCGCCACAACTCCAGAAACTGTTACCTCTGCTCCAGTAGCAGTCACAGTAGATGCAGATCCATCAGTAACAGTATCGCCCCCAACTTCAACGCTTGACGTCGGCCAGTCCGAAACGCTTTCGGCATCAGTCACCGGCGGCACCGGCACATATAGCTACCAGTGGTATAACGACACAACAGGAACAGGCGCAACAATACTAGGCGCAATATCATCCTCGTACGCATTCACCGCAAACAACGCAAACACGTTCAAATATTACGTGGTGGTCACAGACACAGGCACAACAACAGGTGCAACGCCTACGATTACTGCTACGTCAAACAACGCAATAATCACTGTGAGCAATAACCCTTCACTTACAATATCTCCGTCATCTGCCACAATTGACGCTGGCCAAACAATAAAGTTCACAAACCATACGTCATACGGAACATCTCCATATACCTACTCGTATTCCGTATCGCCAAGCACCGGATTCACTGAAAACGACAACAGTTTCACATTCGCAACAGCAGGCACTTACACCGTGAAAGAAACCGTAACTGACGCAAACGGAGAAACTGCCAATGCAGTTTCAACAGTCACGGTTAATACAAAACCAACGGTTACGCTGACGCCTTATAGCGGCAACACGATAGGCAATGAGTTCGATAGCAACCAAGTAATAACATACAACGTAATGGTCACCGGTGGAGTCGGTCCGTTCGACGTAGAGCTTTACAACATAACAGGCAATACCATAGTCGGCAACTTAATAACCTCACCAGGCGGCAGCAACACAATAAGCTTCAATGCATTGGATACAGGATCAAATACGCTCATACTGACTTACAACGCCATCGCAACAGACACAGGCACCACGATACCATACACATTCAGCTCTGCAAGCAATACAATATACGTACATCCTGCTCTCGGCTCTGGGCTTATGCTCAGCAACGCCACTTTGGATGTAGGGCAGTCAACACTAATAACGGCAGAGATACATGGAGGCACCCCGCCATATACGTATGAATTCGAGCTAGGCAACACTATAATTAATACAAACAATACTGCAAATACTATAGCATCGTATTTCTTCACGCCAAACAGCATGGAAACTGGCAACAGCGTGACTGTCAACGTACTTGTCACGGATAGCGCAACAACTCCAGCGCACGAAACACTTAGCAACACAATAACAATAATGCCACAGCCAACAGTCACAATAACGCCTAACGCAACAGCTTTCTATCCAGGAAACGTGATAACATACAAAGTAATGGTAACCAACGGCATAGGCCCATTCAATGTAGAGCTTTACAACATCACCGGTGGAAAGCCAGTTGGCAACGTCATAGTGCCATACGATGGCAGCAACACCATAAGCTTCAATGCCTTAAATTCAGGTACAAGCCCGCTTACACTGAGTTACAACGCCATCGCAACAGATACTGGTACAAAAACCCCATACACATTCAGCTCTGCAAGCAATACGATAACGGTTTATAACAAGAGCGTTACTACAACTACTACGACAACCACAACAACCACTACTACAACGACCACAACCATAGCTCCATCTAATGGCGGCGGCACCGGCGGCGGCGCAGGAGCCCCACCATCCTCTGGAGGTGCAGGCGCTTTTGTACCTACTGTGACAAGCTTCAACACAACGAATTCCACATGCTACCAGATAGTTAACTTCACGCAGCACAACTTCGAAATATTGAACTTCAGCAGCATAAGGCTTAAGATAACCGAGAACTACATAAGCCCGAACGACTCAGGCGTAAGCGTGAACAGCACGGCATACGAGCTTTTCGTCGGCAAGCAGGTCAATTTCACATTAGGCGGCAGCAAGTTCTACCTGCTCATGACAAACCTGTCTTACATACCAAAGATAGACACTATAAAGCTTGATGTCTGTGAATACAAGCCAACACCTGCAAAGACGACAACCGTGCCAACAACAAGCACCACCACTGTACCAACAACTATAGCAACAACCACCATAGCGCCAACAACAAGCGCGACTACGACAGTGCCTCCTCCACCACCTGCAAAGGCAGGTCCATACCTAATTGCAGCCGTAATAGCGCTTGCACTGCTGCTGATACTGCTTGGATACTTCCGCAGGACAAGGCGCAATACATCATCCACTGCACAGCACTCTGGAAGCAAGAAGAACAGGTGATTTAACACTAGCGCATGCATTTTTGCATGCGCCTATTTTTTATCTTAAGCCTATAGCGGCCAAATCACTGCTTGCTTGCGGTATTCACGGGCTTTCCTGGCCGTAATACCTGCCTTTGTATGCGCCTCCGCCCCTTGCTTCTTCGAGTATTATCTGGCATATCCTGACGCCAGGCTTGAGCTTAAGGCTTACTGGGGACAGATTCGCTATTTCAAGCACGACCCTGCCGTCGCTGCCAGGCTGCACGAAGCCGCTGCTTACGTGCACGAGCAGCCCAATCCTTGCAAACCTCGACCTGCCCTCTATCCTGCCTGAAATCGCCCGCGGCAGGCTTATCCGCTCCATTGTTATGCCGTTTATGAACTGGCCTGGCTTTATCGTTATCGAGCCTTTCTCTGATATCCTGACCAGCCTGCTAACTACCTTGTGGTCCAGGTTGTCATCCACTTCAAGGGCCTTCGCGCTGCTGCTGAAAACCCTGAATTCATCGCCAAGCCTCAGGTCTATGGACCCTGGGCCTATCTGCGAGTAGTCAAACGGCTCTATCCTGAGCTTGCCGCTTGCAAGCAGCTTCCTTATGCCATTATGCGTTATTACTGACATCCGCTATGGAATTGAAAGGATAAAGCTTAATTACAATAGCACGCAAGGCATGCCAGGCTGCAGCGAAAATGCCTTTAAGATTTTTGCTAAAAATCCATTGCATTTTTGCCTTTTGCAGGTCGTAGAATTGCGAAATTTCCCTCTTTAAATTTTTTACTATATTCTAAACGAAAAACCGCAAACCTTAAATACAAATGCTTAAAAAATAAGTTTAAAGCTGATTATAAATTAAATTTTATTTGAAGGTAATGCGATGGCAAAGTACGTATTGGTTTCAGATTCAAGCCTCTCAGCAAGCTACCGGGACTTTCCGCTCCTGGAATTCCTGCCAAGCGCCCCTGCGCACGCAGTTCCTAATTCGATATACTACTTCCTGAAAGGCCCGCTCTACGATGCAGACTCGGAAGGCAGGTCGAAGATAACCACCTATGCGCTTAGGAAGCTTGAAGCCGCGCTGCTCCAGAGGAACAGCAGGAGCGACGTTGTGGTGGCTCACGAGGACCACCTCGGCCAGCTCATAACTGACGATACTGAAATCATAGCGGTCAACACCATGGACCCGCTCGGCATAGGCCCGCTTACAATGTCATATTTTGTGCTTATGGGCGCCGAGAAAGGCGCATGGGTCGCCAAGGAATGGCGCGCCCTGATGGCCAAGATAAACGCCGCAAGAAAGGGCAAAAAGGCCAAGCTCGTGGTCGGCGGCCCAGGCGTATGGGAATTTACCATACACCCGGAAGAGCTTGACGCGATGAACATAGACTATGCGTTCCAGGGCGAGTCCGAGGACGTCATATGCGACCTGTTCGAGCAGCTTTCCGCAGGCTCGCTGGACAAGAACGAATTCTTCGAAGGCTATATGACAATAGACGATGATTTCCACAGGAGCTATGTCAGCAATCCCAAATTCATATCAAGGAACAAAAGCATAGGCACTTCTGTGCCGTTGGAAAAGATCCCGCTGATACAGGGCCCTGTGCACTCAGGCATGGTCGAGATAATGCGCGGCTGCGGAATAGGTTGCGATTTCTGCGAGGTCACGCTAAGGCCGCTGAGATACTATACCAATGAAATGATAAGGAAGGAAATAGAGGTGAACGTCAAGCTTGGCGGATTCGACAACGCCTGGCTCCATACTGACGAGTTCTTCGGCTTCAGGCACACAAAGCCGACATTCGAGCCCAACGAGGAAGCCCTGATAGACCTTGTAACGAACGTCATGTCAATAAAAGGCGTGAGGCGCACCAACCCCACGCATGCAAGAATATCTCCGGCAGCAGCCTATCCAGAGCTTATAGAGAAGCTTTCTAGGATAATGAAGGCAGGCCTGTCCAACTGGATAGGCGTGCAGGTGGGCGTCGAGACAGGCAGCGACATACTTGCAAAGAAGCACATGCCAAACAAGACCCTGCCGCTGAAGATAGGCGCGGACGGCAGCTGGAGCGAGATCGTATGGCGCGGCACAAGGAACATGAACAAGTACTACTGGAGGCCGGCGTTTACAATACAGTCTGGCCAAAGGGACGAGACGCCTGAAGACAACTGGGACACTGTAGCGCTTATAAACAAGATGAGCAATTCCTACGTCGACAGAAGGCCTTTGGAGTTCACAATAACGCCGATGCAGAATGTGCCTCTCGGCCTTATAAAAAGCAAGGGCTTCAGCGTAGGCATGCTCACGGAATCGCAGTTCGCAATGTACTACGCAAGCTACAGGCACCTTTACAAGATGGCGCTTAGGAACGCAAGGCGCGAAAGCAAGGGCAATCCTGTTGTCAAGATGGGCACTGCATCAGTAATATCGCTTGGCGGCTGGGTCATGATGAAGTTCGTGGAGAAGCTTGCAAGGAAGGCTGGAGTAGACATAGAGAAGGTGAAGCGCTACGGCCTTACAAGCGAGTCGGAAAAGATCGAAACCCTGGTGGAATTCAACAAGACGTGACCCCTGATGCTTCTTAATGAAGAGCTGCGCAATGCGATCATAGACATACCCGATTATCCAAAAAAGGGAGTTGCATTCAAGGACGTCACGCCAGTATTCCAGGACGGCGGCTTATTCTCAAAAACTGTTGAAGCGCTAGCTGCAGAGCTTGCTGGCATTGGCATTGGCAAGGGCTGCTTCATAGCAGGCGTCGAGGCAAGGGGCTTCATAATAGGCGCTGCCCTGGCGCTTAAGCTGAACACCGGGTTCGTGCCGATAAGGAAGGCAGGCAAGCTGCCGAGGGCTGCGATAAAGGAGAGCTATGAGCTTGAGTACGGGACCGCTTCAATAGAGATGGAAAGCGATGCAATGCCGAAAGGCTCGCGCGTTGTAATAGCCGACGACCTGCTTGCTACAGGCGGCACTTCAATAGCCGCCTACAATCTTGTAAGAAGGCAAGGCTCAAACCCCGTGGCGTTCGCCTTTATCGTAGAGCTCTCATACCTGAACGGCAGGCGCAGGCTTCCGTGCAAAGCGGTGTCGCTGCTTTCCTACGCATGATGCAAAGTTTTAAAAAATGCCTGCAAAAAAGGTAGATTATGGAAGATTATGAAATAATAGAGCATGCAAAATCCCCTGAAAAGGACATTGCGTACATAATAAAGGCGATAAATTACGCAATCCCTACATATATACGCATAGAATCTGGCAAGGAGATAAATGTCGGCAGCATCGTGCAGGTCGAAGGCAAGCAGGTGTTTTTCAGCAAGGAGGCCATAGGCTCAGTAAGCGAGCTTAAAAGCGGCGCTGGCATTCCTATAAACACTGACTATGACATAAAATACACTGGTGGCTATTCCAAGGACGGCAAGACCATATACCTCGCTCGCACATTTCCAAAGACCCTGCAAATAGACGGGAAGGAGGTAAGCATGCTCGAATCCATAGGCAGGCACCACGAGCTGGTGGAGAAATGGCTCGTTGACGACATGTACGAATATGCTTACGCCCACGAGATAGCTACGAAGATAGAGAGGCAGTACGTGGAGTCTCTTGGCGTAAGCTGGGAATCCTACAATGCTGCGGTCGGAAAATATCTTCATGATAATTACGAGAAGAAGCTGGAGCGCAGCCCTGCCGACCTTGACGTATCCCCATACGTCTATTCAAACGACACGGAAGCCATGAAGGAAATACGCGAGAGCGTAGCTCCCTGAACCAAATGCCCAAAGCATAGGTTTAATAATTATATTCAACAAAAGTAATATATGGAACCGTAAGAACGGTGCCAAAAGAACATAAGTGTCTTGTTTTGATGCACGCTACACTGCAAAGAGTATGCGCATTCGGCAAGGTGCTTGTTTTGCATACTGCATAACAGTATGGACCATACGTGATTGATTGGAAACATTTGAAAAATTCGGCATTAAGGAAAGCATACTGAGAGCGCTAAGCGAAATAGGGTTTGAAAGCCCGACAGAAGTTCAGGCAGAGACAATACCTGAAGCGCTTGCGAACAAGGACCTGATAGTCAGGTCAAAGACTGGAAGCGGCAAGACCGCGGCATTTGCCATACCTATACTGCAAAGGCTGTCCGGCAGCGGCGTCCAGGCGCTGGTTATAGCGCCGACAAGGGAGCTTGCGCTGCAGATAGAGGGCGTATTCCGCAGCATAGGCAAATATGCTGGTGCCAGGACCGCCATAGTATACGGCGGCGTTTCAATAAACCCGCAGATAGAAAGGATAGAGCGCGGCGCAAACATAGTCGTTGGGACGCCAGGCAGGATAATAGACCTGATGGAGCGGGGCGCCCTTGACCTGTCTTCCATAAAAACGCTTGTGCTTGACGAAGCGGACATAATGCTGGAGATGGGATTCATCGAAGACATACAATATATAATAGAAAAGCTCCCTCCAACCAGGCAGATGATGCTTTTTTCAGCAACGATGCCAAAGAAGATAAAGGAAGTTGCATACGAATACATGCGCTCCATAAAGAGCATAGAAGTCGGCGGCGAAGAGGAGCTCGCAGTGAAGCACATAGAGAACACCTACGCATTGGTGAGCCGCACATCAAAATTTTCAACGCTTCTTGCATACATAGAGCAATACAAGCCCAGAAAGGCGATTATATTCTCGAAGATGCAGCGCAGCACTGAAGTAATTTACAGGATACTGCGCGACCAGGGCTATAGCCCAATAATGCTGCACGGCGGCATGACCCAGGCGAAGCGCGAATACGCAATGCAGAATTTCAGGCATGCCAAAGAGGGCATACTCATAGCGACAAACGTTGCTGCCAGGGGCATAGACATAGTAGACGTATCAGATGTCATAAACTTCGATGCACCCGAAGAGCCTGCAGTTTACCTGCACCGCGTCGGCCGTTCAGCGAGAATGGGCAGGAACGGCAGGGCATTTACGATAATAGAAAGGGAAGATTACGGTCTGGTGGGAAGCATAGAAGCCTTTGCCGGAATAAAGCTTAACAGGATAGACGTAAACGCCAGCAAATTCGAGCACATAAACTTCGGCAAGTATTTCAGCAGGGATAGCGCCAACAGGGGCCATGGATTCCAGAGGCAGCATTCGCAATATCCGCAGCGATCCCAGCATTCCGGCAGCGGCATGAACCGCAGGCGCGAAAGCAAAAGCAGGTTCTACAATAAAAGATAAAGCAATACCTCTACGCCTTTTCAAACATTTTTATGACAGGCGTCTCGCGTGTTGCTTTGAATCCGCCCAAAAGGCTTTCCACATCGGCATCTGCAATTTTCAGGCGTGCCAGTACGAACGCGCCGCTAAAAAGCCTGAGCTCTTTTTCATTCTTGTATACTATTGCTGAATTTGCCTGTGCTATATACTCCTTTGCCTCTTGCGCGCTTACTTCCTTAAGATCAACATTGACAAGGTTGGGCCGCTTTGCGCTATCCTGGCTTTTTGTTTCAGTGCCATTTTCAGGTTCGCGCTGAGCAGCAGGCTCCTTCTTTTTGAATAATGTCATAAAATCACTAAAAACCCATCACATCC
It encodes:
- the dcd gene encoding dCTP deaminase — protein: MSVITHNGIRKLLASGKLRIEPFDYSQIGPGSIDLRLGDEFRVFSSSAKALEVDDNLDHKVVSRLVRISEKGSITIKPGQFINGITMERISLPRAISGRIEGRSRFARIGLLVHVSSGFVQPGSDGRVVLEIANLSPVSLKLKPGVRICQIILEEARGGGAYKGRYYGQESP
- a CDS encoding B12-binding domain-containing radical SAM protein is translated as MAKYVLVSDSSLSASYRDFPLLEFLPSAPAHAVPNSIYYFLKGPLYDADSEGRSKITTYALRKLEAALLQRNSRSDVVVAHEDHLGQLITDDTEIIAVNTMDPLGIGPLTMSYFVLMGAEKGAWVAKEWRALMAKINAARKGKKAKLVVGGPGVWEFTIHPEELDAMNIDYAFQGESEDVICDLFEQLSAGSLDKNEFFEGYMTIDDDFHRSYVSNPKFISRNKSIGTSVPLEKIPLIQGPVHSGMVEIMRGCGIGCDFCEVTLRPLRYYTNEMIRKEIEVNVKLGGFDNAWLHTDEFFGFRHTKPTFEPNEEALIDLVTNVMSIKGVRRTNPTHARISPAAAYPELIEKLSRIMKAGLSNWIGVQVGVETGSDILAKKHMPNKTLPLKIGADGSWSEIVWRGTRNMNKYYWRPAFTIQSGQRDETPEDNWDTVALINKMSNSYVDRRPLEFTITPMQNVPLGLIKSKGFSVGMLTESQFAMYYASYRHLYKMALRNARRESKGNPVVKMGTASVISLGGWVMMKFVEKLARKAGVDIEKVKRYGLTSESEKIETLVEFNKT
- a CDS encoding adenine phosphoribosyltransferase, with the translated sequence MLLNEELRNAIIDIPDYPKKGVAFKDVTPVFQDGGLFSKTVEALAAELAGIGIGKGCFIAGVEARGFIIGAALALKLNTGFVPIRKAGKLPRAAIKESYELEYGTASIEMESDAMPKGSRVVIADDLLATGGTSIAAYNLVRRQGSNPVAFAFIVELSYLNGRRRLPCKAVSLLSYA
- a CDS encoding DEAD/DEAH box helicase, yielding METFEKFGIKESILRALSEIGFESPTEVQAETIPEALANKDLIVRSKTGSGKTAAFAIPILQRLSGSGVQALVIAPTRELALQIEGVFRSIGKYAGARTAIVYGGVSINPQIERIERGANIVVGTPGRIIDLMERGALDLSSIKTLVLDEADIMLEMGFIEDIQYIIEKLPPTRQMMLFSATMPKKIKEVAYEYMRSIKSIEVGGEEELAVKHIENTYALVSRTSKFSTLLAYIEQYKPRKAIIFSKMQRSTEVIYRILRDQGYSPIMLHGGMTQAKREYAMQNFRHAKEGILIATNVAARGIDIVDVSDVINFDAPEEPAVYLHRVGRSARMGRNGRAFTIIEREDYGLVGSIEAFAGIKLNRIDVNASKFEHINFGKYFSRDSANRGHGFQRQHSQYPQRSQHSGSGMNRRRESKSRFYNKR